In Scatophagus argus isolate fScaArg1 chromosome 3, fScaArg1.pri, whole genome shotgun sequence, the genomic stretch CAGTGTTGACTACCAAAGTCAGCACAAATAGAGTTACAATAATGTCTAGCAGTGCTCATTCCTCAACgagtgccatttcctccccatcaaacagtgttttccccagttcagcctccacattcccttcagtcagtccccatgtaactcaaacaactgcagaacataaaactggaacatcaccaagttccagcaacactgagctTCCCTTGACGAGCCAAGGAACATCTACAACAAAACCTCCCTCCTCTACGGAGAGTCAGTCTACCTCTCCAGAATCAGTAACATCGATAGGATCAAGTGAATCTCCAGTGTTGACTACCAAAGTCAGCACAAATAGAGTTACAATAATGTCTAGCAGTGCTCATTCCTCAACgagtgccatttcctccccatcaaacagtgttttccccagttcagcctccacattcccttcagtcagtccccatgtaactcaaacaactgcagaacataaaactgGAACATCACCAAATTCCAACAACACTGAGCGTCCTCTTACTAGTCATGGGACATCCACAACAAACATGTCCTCCTCTACAGAGGGTCAGtctacatctccaaaaacagtgacaaccaAGGGAACAACTGAGTCGGCAGTGTCCACCTCCAAACTCACCACAAATGGAATTACAACAACTTTGAGCAGTGATCATTCCTCAGagagtgccatttcctcctcagcacCGACCAATGTTTCCCCCGGTTCAacctccacattcacttcagtcagtccccatgtaactcaTTCCAGCAACACTGGGCATCCTTTAACTAGTCAAGAAATATCTACAACAAACATGTCCGTCTCTACAGAGGGTCAGCctacatctccaaaaacagtgacaccCATGGGAACAACTGAGCCGGCTATATCCACCTCCAAACTCACCACAAATGGAATTACAACTTTGAGCAGAGATCATTCCTCAGagagtgccatttcctcctcaacaccaacCAATGTTTCCCCCAGTTCAacctccacattcacttcagtcagtccccatgtaactcaTTCCAGCAGCACTGGGCATCCTTTGACTAGTCAAGAAACATTCACAACAACAATGTCCTCCTCTACAGAGGGTCAGtctacatctccaaaaacaataacaccCAAGGGAACAAGTGAATCGCCGGTGTCGATTTCTGAAGTCAGCACAAATGGATTTACAACAACTTCTAGCAGTGCTCATTCCTCAGTgaatgccatttcctcctcaacaccaacGAATGTTTCTCCCAGTTCAACCTCCACATTCCCTTCAACCAGTCACCATGtaactcaaacaactgcagaaaataaaattggaacatcaccaagttccagcaacactgagctTCCCTTGACGAGCCAAGGAACATCTACAACAAAACCTCCCTCCTCTACGGAGAGTCAGTCTACCTCTCCAGAATCAGTAACATCGATAGGATCAAGTGAATCTCCAGTGTTGACTACCAAAGTCAGCACAAATAGAGTTACAATAATGTCTAGCAGTGCTCATTCCTCAACgagtgccatttcctccccatcaaacagtgttttccccagttcagcctccacattcccttcagtcagtccccatgtaactcaaacaactgcagaacataaaactgGAACATCACCAAGTTCCAACAACACTGAGCGTCCTCTTACTAGTCATGGGACATCCACAACAAACATGTCCTCCTCTACAGAGGGTCAGtctacatctccaaaaacagtgacaaccaAGGGAACAACTGAGTCGGCAGTGTCCACCTCCAAACTCACCACAAATGGAATTACAACAACTTTGAGCAGTGATCATTCCTCAGagagtgccatttcctcctcagcacCGACCAATGTTTCCCCCGGTTCAacctccacattcacttcagtcagtccccatgtaactcaTTCCAGCAACACTGGGCATCCTTTAACTAGTCAAGAAATATCTACAACAAACATGTCCGTCTCTACAGAGGGTCAGCctacatctccaaaaacagtgacaccCATGGGAACAACTGAGCCGGCTATATCCACCTCCAAACTCACCACAAATGGAATTACAACTTTGAGCAGAGATCATTCCTCAGagagtgccatttcctcctcaacaccaacCAATGTTTCCCCCAGTTCAacctccacattcacttcagtcagtccccatgtaactcaTTCCAGCAGCACTGGGCATCCTTTGACTAGTCAAGAAACATTCACAACAACAATGTCCTCCTCTACAGAGGGTCAGtctacatctccaaaaacaataacaccCAAGGGAACAAGTGAATCGCCGGTGTCGATTTCTGAAGTCAGCACAAATGGATTTACAACAACTTCTAGCAGTGCTCATTCCTCAGTgaatgccatttcctcctcaacaccaacGAATGTTTCTCCCAGTTCAACCTCCACATTCCCTTCAACCAGTCACCATGtaactcaaacaactgcagaaaataaaattggaacatcaccaagttccagcaacactgagctTCCCTTGACGAGCCAAGGAACATCTACAACAAAACCTCCCTCCTCTACGGAGAGTCAGTCTACCTCTCCAGAATCAGTAACATCGATAGGATCAAGTGAATCTCCAGTGTTGACTACCAAAGTCAGCACAAATAGAGTTACAATAATGTCTAGCAGTGCTCATTCCTCAACgagtgccatttcctccccatcaaacagtgttttccccagttcagcctccacattcccttcagtcagtccccatgtaactcaaacaactgcagaacataaaactggaacatcaccaagttccagcaacactgagctTCCCTTGACGAGCCAAGGAACATCTACAACAAAACCTCCCTCCTCTACGGAGAGTCAGTCTACCTCTCCAGAATCAGTAACATCGATAGGATCAAGTGAATCTCCAGTGTTGACTACCAAAGTCAGCACAAATAGAGTTACAATAATGTCTAGCAGTGCTCATTCCTCAACgagtgccatttcctccccatcaaacagtgttttccccagttcagcctccacattcccttcagtcagtccccatgtaactcaaacaactgcagaacataaaactgGAACATCACCAAGTTCCAACAACACTGAGCGTCCTCTTACTAGTCATGGGACATCCACAACAAACATGTCCTCCTCTACAGAGGGTCAGtctacatctccaaaaacagtgacaaccaAGGGAACAACTGAGTCGGCAGTGTCCACCTCCAAACTCACCACAAATGGAATTACAACAACTTTGAGCAGTGATCATTCCTCAGagagtgccatttcctcctcagcacCGACCAATGTTTCCCCCGGTTCAacctccacattcacttcagtcagtccccatgtaactcaTTCCAGCAACACTGGGCATCCTTTAACTAGTCAAGAAATATCTACAACAAACATGTCCGTCTCTACAGAGGGTCAGCctacatctccaaaaacagtgacaccCATGGGAACAACTGAGCCGGCTATATCCACCTCCAAACTCACCACAAATGGAATTACAACTTTGAGCAGAGATCATTCCTCAGagagtgccatttcctcctcaacaccaacCAATGTTTCCCCCAGTTCAacctccacattcacttcagtcagtccccatgtaactcaTTCCAGCAGCACTGGGCATCCTTTGACTAGTCAAGAAACATTCACAACAACAATGTCCTCCTCTACAGAGGGTCAGtctacatctccaaaaacaataacaccCAAGGGAACAAGTGAATCGCCGGTGTCGATTTCTGAAGTCAGCACAAATGGATTTACAACAACTTCTAGCAGTGCTCATTCCTCAGTgaatgccatttcctcctcaacaccaacGAATGTTTCTCCCAGTTCAACCTCCACATTCCCTTCAACCAGTCACCATGtaactcaaacaactgcagaaaataaaattggaacatcaccaagttccagcaacactgagctTCCCTTGACGAGCCAAGGAACATCTACAACAAAACCTCCCTCCTCTACGGAGAGTCAGTCTACCTCTCCAGAATCAGTAACATCGATAGGATCAAGTGAATCTCCAGTGTTGACTACCAAAGTCAGCACAAATAGAGTTACAATAATGTCTAGCAGTGCTCATTCCTCAACgagtgccatttcctccccatcaaacagtgttttccccagttcagcctccacattcccttcagtcagtccccatgtaactcaaacaactgcagaacataaaactggaacatcaccaagttccagcaacactgagctTCCCTTGACGAGCCAAGGAACATCTACAACAAAACCTCCCTCCTCTACGGAGAGTCAGTCTACCTCTCCAGAATCAGTAACATCGATAGGATCAAGTGAATCTCCAGTGTTGACTACCAAAGTCAGCACAAATAGAGTTACAATAATGTCTAGCAGTGCTCATTCCTCAACgagtgccatttcct encodes the following:
- the LOC124057123 gene encoding uncharacterized threonine-rich GPI-anchored glycoprotein PJ4664.02-like → MSSSTEGQSTSPKTITPKGTSESPVSISEVSTNGFTTTSSSAHSSVNAISSSTPTNVSPSSTSTFPSTSPHVTQTTAENKIGTSPSSSNTELPLTSQGTSTTKPPSSTESQSTSPESVTSIGSSESPVLTTKVSTNRVTIMSSSAHSSTSAISSPSNSVFPSSASTFPSVSPHVTQTTAEHKTGTSPSSNNTERPLTSHGTSTTNMSSSTEGQSTSPKTVTTKGTTESAVSTSKLTTNGITTTLSSDHSSESAISSSAPTNVSPGSTSTFTSVSPHVTHSSNTGHPLTSQEISTTNMSVSTEGQPTSPKTVTPMGTTEPAISTSKLTTNGITTLSRDHSSESAISSSTPTNVSPSSTSTFTSVSPHVTHSSSTGHPLTSQETFTTTMSSSTEGQSTSPKTITPKGTSESPVSISEVSTNGFTTTSSSAHSSVNAISSSTPTNVSPSSTSTFPSTSHHVTQTTAENKIGTSPSSSNTELPLTSQGTSTTKPPSSTESQSTSPESVTSIGSSESPVLTTKVSTNRVTIMSSSAHSSTSAISSPSNSVFPSSASTFPSVSPHVTQTTAEHKTGTSPSSSNTELPLTSQGTSTTKPPSSTESQSTSPESVTSIGSSESPVLTTKVSTNRVTIMSSSAHSSTSAISSPSNSVFPSSASTFPSVSPHVTQTTAEHKTGTSPSSNNTERPLTSHGTSTTNMSSSTEGQSTSPKTVTTKGTTESAVSTSKLTTNGITTTLSSDHSSESAISSSAPTNVSPGSTSTFTSVSPHVTHSSNTGHPLTSQEISTTNMSVSTEGQPTSPKTVTPMGTTEPAISTSKLTTNGITTLSRDHSSESAISSSTPTNVSPSSTSTFTSVSPHVTHSSSTGHPLTSQETFTTTMSSSTEGQSTSPKTITPKGTSESPVSISEVSTNGFTTTSSSAHSSVNAISSSTPTNVSPSSTSTFPSTSHHVTQTTAENKIGTSPSSSNTELPLTSQGTSTTKPPSSTESQSTSPESVTSIGSSESPVLTTKVSTNRVTIMSSSAHSSTSAISSPSNSVFPSSASTFPSVSPHVTQTTAEHKTGTSPSSSNTELPLTSQGTSTTKPPSSTESQSTSPESVTSIGSSESPVLTTKVSTNRVTIMSSSAHSSTSAISSPSNSVFPSSASTFPSVSPHVTQTTAEHKTGTSPNSNNTERPLTSHGTSTTNMSSSTEGQSTSPKTVTTKGTTESAVSTSKLTTNGITTTLSSDHSSESAISSSAPTNVSPGSTSTFTSVSPHVTHSSNTGHPLTSQEISTTNMSVSTEGQPTSPKTVTPMGTTEPAISTSKLTTNGITTLSRDHSSESAISSSTPTNVSPSSTSTFTSVSPHVTHSSSTGHPLTSQETFTTTMSSSTEGQSTSPKTITPKGTSESPVSISEVSTNGFTTTSSSAHSSVNAISSSTPTNVSPSSTSTFPSTSHHVTQTTAENKIGTSPSSSNTELPLTSQGTSTTKPPSSTESQSTSPESVTSIGSSESPVLTTKVSTNRVTIMSSSAHSSTSAISSPSNSVFPSSASTFPSVSPHVTQTTAEHKTGTSPSSNNTERPLTSHGTSTTNMSSSTEGQSTSPKTVTTKGTTESAVSTSKLTTNGITTTLSSDHSSESAISSSAPTNVSPGSTSTFTSVSPHVTHSSNTGHPLTSQEISTTNMSVSTEGQPTSPKTVTPMGTTEPAISTSKLTTNGITTLSRDHSSESAISSSTPTNVSPSSTSTFTSVSPHVTHSSSTGHPLTSQETFTTTMSSSTEGQSTSPKTITPKGTSESPVSISEVSTNGFTTTSSSAHSSVNAISSSTPTNVSPSSTSTFPSTSHHVTQTTAENKIGTSPSSSNTELPLTSQGTSTTKPPSSTESQSTSPESVTSIGSSESPVLTTKVSTNRVTIMSSSAHSSTSAISSPSNSVFPSSASTFPSVSPHVTQTTAEHKTGTSPSSSNTELPLTSQGTSTTKPPSSTESQSTSPESVTSIGSSESPVLTTKVSTNRVTIMSSSAHSSTSAISSPSNSVFPSSASTFPSVSPHVTQTTAEHKTGTSPSSNNTERPLTSHGTSTTNMSSSTEGQSTSPKTVTTKGTTESAVSTSKLTTNGITTTLSSDHSSESAISSSAPTNVSPGSTSTFTSVSPHVTHSSNTGHPLTSQEISTTNMSVSTEGQPTSPKTVTPMGTTEPAISTSKLTTNGITTLSRDHSSESAISSSTPTNVSPSSTSTFTSVSPHVTHSSSTGHPLTSQETFTTTMSSSTEGQSTSPKTITPKGTSESPVSISEVSTNGFTTTSSSAHSSVNAISSSTPTNVSPSSTSTFPSTSHHVTQTTAENKIGTSPSSSNTELPLTSQGTSTTKPPSSTESQSTSPESVTSIGSSESPVLTTKVSTNRVTIMSSSAHSSTSAISSPSNSVFPSSASTFPSVSPHVTQTTAEHKTGTSPSSSNTELPLTSQGTSTTKPPSSTESQSTSPESVTSIGSSESPVLTTKVSTNRVTIMSSSAHSSTSAISSPSNSVFPSSASTFPSVSPHVTQTTAEHKTGTSPSSNNTERPLTSHGTSTTNMSSSTEGQSTSPKTVTTKGTTESAVSTSKLTTNGITTTLSSDHSSESAISSSAPTNVSPGSTSTFTSVSPHVTHSSNTGHPLTSQEISTTNMSVSTEGQPTSPKTVTPMGTTEPAISTSKLTTNGITTLSRDHSSESAISSSTPTNVSPSSTSTFTSVSPHVTHSSSTGHPLTSQETFTTTMSSSTEGQSTSPKTITPKGTSESPVSISEVSTNGFTTTSSSAHSSVNAISSSTPTNVSPSSTSTFPSTSHHSWDIHNKHVLLYRGSVYISKNSDNQGNN